In the Solanum pennellii chromosome 5, SPENNV200 genome, one interval contains:
- the LOC107020786 gene encoding uncharacterized protein LOC107020786 isoform X1, with protein sequence MILKTYIFIIFTTLFLHWETSETKSRGDIGQASLPPRGWNSYDSFCWTITEEEFLQNAELVAQRLKPHGYEYVVVDFLWYRKKTIGAYTDSYGFDVFDEWGRMVPDPGRWPSSQGGKGFSEVAGKVHSMGLKFGIHVMRGLSLQAFNANTLVLDSTTGKAFEEAGRQWRAQDIGIKERTCAWMKNGFMSVNTKLGAGRAFLRSLYQQYADWGVDFVKLDCVFGDDLDLDEIIVVSEVLNELSRPIIYSLSPGTNAKPIIAKEVSGLVNMYRVTGDDWDTWEDVAAHFNVARDFTAANLVGVKGLKGKSWPDLDMLPLGWLTEAELCSPLGQNKEENPARNIILRFGAGSNEGPHRYCRLNLDEQRTQVTLWSMVRSPLIFGGDMRKLDASTFSLLTNPTLLEINWFSSNNMEFHYVKGSLSSSGKHSLINHTEDKEKINVLETRVLALRSCKDVKANGWSTKVLDSVEKVCWEENSNKRQAPFCLNKREALSASEGETVYQHQNLGRLHLFVTERTELCFGASSNRKLAANEISRGSFSRCRSHANQMWENYNGTLMNSYSGLCAIMDFVRASSGGIRSWLATGRRGEIYLAFFNLNNQVTKMSAKLSDITNAIHATSSKCSGREVWSGTNLGAIKDSISMPVNAHGCALFVLNCT encoded by the exons ATGATCTTGAAAACttatattttcatcattttcactACTCTTTTTCTTCACTG GGAAACCTCAGAAACTAAATCTCGGGGCGATATTGGACAAGCCAGCCTGCCACCTAGGGGTTGGAACTCCTATGACTCATTTTGTTGGACCATCACCGAGGAAGAGTTTCTTCAGAATGCAGAACTTGTAGCACAACGATTAAAACCTCATGGTTATGAG TATGTTGTCGTGGACTTCCTTTGGTATAGGAAGAAAACAATAGGTGCTTATACTGATTCTTATGGTTTTGATGTCTTTGATGAGTGGGGAAGGATGGTTCCAGACCCTGGAAGATGGCCATCCTCTCAAGGTGGAAAAGGGTTTTCTGAAGTTGCGGGGAAGGTTCATAGCATGGGACTGAAATTTGGGATTCATGTAATGAGAGGTTTAAGTCTACAAGCATTCAATGCTAACACTCTCGTACTGGATAGCACTACG GGGAAAGCTTTTGAGGAGGCTGGTCGACAATGGCGTGCACAAGATATTGGAATTAAGGAGAGGACTTGTGCATGGATGAAAAAtggtttcatgagtgtgaaTACCAAGTTGGGAGCTGGAAGAGCATTCCTTAGGTCACTCTATCAACAATATGCTGATTGGGGTGTTGATTTTG tgAAACTTGACTGTGTATTCGGTGATGACTTGGATTTAGATGAGATAATCGTAGTTTCAGAG GTATTGAATGAGCTTAGCCGACCTATCATATATTCCTTGTCCCCTGGAACTAATGCAAAACCAATCATAGCGAAGGAAGTTAGTGGATTGGTCAATATGTATCGAGTAACTGGGGATGACTGGGATACTTGGGAAGATGTCGCTGCTCATTTCAACGTTGCGAG GGACTTCACTGCTGCTAACTTAGTAGGAGTCAAGGGCCTGAAGGGGAAGTCGTGGCCTGACTTAGATATGCTACCACTTGGATGGTTAACAGAAGCAG AATTATGTTCTCCTCTTGGGCAAAACAAGGAGGAAAATCCAGCACGAAATATTATACTCCGTTTTGGTGCAGGTTCAAATGAAGGCCCACACAGATATTGCAGGCTTAATCTGGATGAGCAACGTACTCAG GTGACTCTATGGTCCATGGTCAGGTCCCCTCTCATCTTTGGTGGAGATATGAGAAAGCTTGATGCTTCTACATTCAGTCTTCTTACAAATCCTACTCTGTTGGAGATTAACTGGTTTAGCTCTAACAACATGGAG TTTCATTACGTGAAAGGCTCCTTAAGTTCATCCGGAAAACATAGCTTGATTAACCATACTGaggataaagaaaaaataaatgtgttGGAGACGCGAGTTTTGGCTCTAAGGAGCTGCAAAGATGTAAAGGCAAATGGCTGGTCTACTAAAGTTCTTGACAGTGTAGAGAAAGTGTGCTGGGAAGAGAACTCAAATAAACGCCAGGCACCTTTTTGTCTAAACAAGAGAGAAGCACTTTCAGCATC AGAAGGGGAGACGGTATATCAGCACCAAAATCTCGGGAGACTTCACTTATTCGTAACAGAGAGAACAGAACTTTGTTTTGGTGCATCTTCAAATAGAAAGCTTGCAGCTAATGAGATCAGCAGAGGTTCATTTTCACGGTGCAGATCACATGCCAACCAG ATGTGGGAGAACTACAATGGAACCCTCATGAATAGTTATTCCGGTCTTTGTGCTATCATGGATTTTGTCAgag CTTCTTCTGGTGGAATTAGGTCCTGGCTTGCTACTGGAAGGAGAG GAGAGATCTACTTGGCTTTCTTCAATTTGAACAACCAGGTGACAAAAATGTCAGCGAAGCTATCAGACATAACGAACGCAATTCATGCTACAAGTTCAAAGTGCTCAGGCAGAGAAGTGTGGAGTGGCACAAATCTTGGAGCCATAAAAGACTCGATATCTATGCCAGTAAACGCTCACGGATGTGCGTTGTTTGTGTTGAACTGCACATAA
- the LOC107018930 gene encoding sufE-like protein 2, chloroplastic: MDSSSNLNFPFTISCTPTKLNPQFCPKKPIFFTFMKYPSSFLTISSTPTKPNPQSCSKNPIFFTSMRCSRNIRHGLSSVSCLIMEEAPLDERLSVVDKVRSLSLEFRSLSEPIDRVKRLLHYASILPPLCESARVQENRVLGCTTQVWLEVRMNSRGSMNFSVDSDSEITKGFCSCLMWVFDGAEPEEILSVTAEDLGDMNVGLPKKGRSRVNTWHNVLFSMQNRTKDCVQERKRALSLEDLHSLVIRPHEHVGGPSANGSYLESEPKCSFEVK, encoded by the exons ATGGACTCTTCTTCTAATCTCAATTTCCCATTCACAATTTCATGTACACCCACTAAGTTAAATCCTCAATTCTGTCCCAAAAAACCAATCTTTTTCACTTTTATGAAGTACCCATCTTCTTTCTTGACGATTTCATCGACACCCACCAAGCCAAATCCTCAATCTTGTAgtaaaaatccaatctttttcACTTCTATGCGATGTTCGAGAAATATAAGACATGGGTTGTCATCAGTTTCTTGCTTGATTATGGAAGAAGCGCCATTGGATGAGAGGTTAAGTGTTGTTGACAAAGTTCGAAGTTTATCTTTGGAATTTAGGTCCTTATCAGAACCAATTGATAGAGTGAAAAGATTGTTGCACTATGCAAGTATTCTCCCTCCATTATGTGAGTCAGCTAGGGTTCAAGAAAATCGAGTTTTGGGTTGTACAACACAGGTGTGGTTAGAGGTTAGGATGAATAGTAGAGGTTCTATGAATTTTAGTGTAGATAGTGATTCTGAAATTACTAAAGGGTTTTGCTCTTGCTTGATGTGGGTGTTTGATGGGGCAGAACCAGAGGAAATTCTGAGTGTTACGGCAGAGGATTTGGGAGATATGAATGTGGGGCTGCCTAAAAAGGGTCGCTCAAGAGTTAATACTTGGCATAATGTGTTGTTCAGTATGCAGAATAGGACTAAAGATTGTGTTCAAGAAAGGAAGAGAGCTTTGTCTTTGGAAGATCTTCATTCTTTAGTCATTAGACCTCATGAACATGTTGGTGGGCCTAGTGCCAATGGAAGTTACCTGGAATCTGAG CCTAAGTGCAGTTTCGAAGTCAAATGA
- the LOC107020786 gene encoding uncharacterized protein LOC107020786 isoform X2 — protein MILKTYIFIIFTTLFLHWETSETKSRGDIGQASLPPRGWNSYDSFCWTITEEEFLQNAELVAQRLKPHGYEYVVVDFLWYRKKTIGAYTDSYGFDVFDEWGRMVPDPGRWPSSQGGKGFSEVAGKVHSMGLKFGIHVMRGLSLQAFNANTLVLDSTTGKAFEEAGRQWRAQDIGIKERTCAWMKNGFMSVNTKLGAGRAFLRSLYQQYADWGVDFVKLDCVFGDDLDLDEIIVVSEVLNELSRPIIYSLSPGTNAKPIIAKEVSGLVNMYRVTGDDWDTWEDVAAHFNVARDFTAANLVGVKGLKGKSWPDLDMLPLGWLTEAGSNEGPHRYCRLNLDEQRTQVTLWSMVRSPLIFGGDMRKLDASTFSLLTNPTLLEINWFSSNNMEFHYVKGSLSSSGKHSLINHTEDKEKINVLETRVLALRSCKDVKANGWSTKVLDSVEKVCWEENSNKRQAPFCLNKREALSASEGETVYQHQNLGRLHLFVTERTELCFGASSNRKLAANEISRGSFSRCRSHANQMWENYNGTLMNSYSGLCAIMDFVRASSGGIRSWLATGRRGEIYLAFFNLNNQVTKMSAKLSDITNAIHATSSKCSGREVWSGTNLGAIKDSISMPVNAHGCALFVLNCT, from the exons ATGATCTTGAAAACttatattttcatcattttcactACTCTTTTTCTTCACTG GGAAACCTCAGAAACTAAATCTCGGGGCGATATTGGACAAGCCAGCCTGCCACCTAGGGGTTGGAACTCCTATGACTCATTTTGTTGGACCATCACCGAGGAAGAGTTTCTTCAGAATGCAGAACTTGTAGCACAACGATTAAAACCTCATGGTTATGAG TATGTTGTCGTGGACTTCCTTTGGTATAGGAAGAAAACAATAGGTGCTTATACTGATTCTTATGGTTTTGATGTCTTTGATGAGTGGGGAAGGATGGTTCCAGACCCTGGAAGATGGCCATCCTCTCAAGGTGGAAAAGGGTTTTCTGAAGTTGCGGGGAAGGTTCATAGCATGGGACTGAAATTTGGGATTCATGTAATGAGAGGTTTAAGTCTACAAGCATTCAATGCTAACACTCTCGTACTGGATAGCACTACG GGGAAAGCTTTTGAGGAGGCTGGTCGACAATGGCGTGCACAAGATATTGGAATTAAGGAGAGGACTTGTGCATGGATGAAAAAtggtttcatgagtgtgaaTACCAAGTTGGGAGCTGGAAGAGCATTCCTTAGGTCACTCTATCAACAATATGCTGATTGGGGTGTTGATTTTG tgAAACTTGACTGTGTATTCGGTGATGACTTGGATTTAGATGAGATAATCGTAGTTTCAGAG GTATTGAATGAGCTTAGCCGACCTATCATATATTCCTTGTCCCCTGGAACTAATGCAAAACCAATCATAGCGAAGGAAGTTAGTGGATTGGTCAATATGTATCGAGTAACTGGGGATGACTGGGATACTTGGGAAGATGTCGCTGCTCATTTCAACGTTGCGAG GGACTTCACTGCTGCTAACTTAGTAGGAGTCAAGGGCCTGAAGGGGAAGTCGTGGCCTGACTTAGATATGCTACCACTTGGATGGTTAACAGAAGCAG GTTCAAATGAAGGCCCACACAGATATTGCAGGCTTAATCTGGATGAGCAACGTACTCAG GTGACTCTATGGTCCATGGTCAGGTCCCCTCTCATCTTTGGTGGAGATATGAGAAAGCTTGATGCTTCTACATTCAGTCTTCTTACAAATCCTACTCTGTTGGAGATTAACTGGTTTAGCTCTAACAACATGGAG TTTCATTACGTGAAAGGCTCCTTAAGTTCATCCGGAAAACATAGCTTGATTAACCATACTGaggataaagaaaaaataaatgtgttGGAGACGCGAGTTTTGGCTCTAAGGAGCTGCAAAGATGTAAAGGCAAATGGCTGGTCTACTAAAGTTCTTGACAGTGTAGAGAAAGTGTGCTGGGAAGAGAACTCAAATAAACGCCAGGCACCTTTTTGTCTAAACAAGAGAGAAGCACTTTCAGCATC AGAAGGGGAGACGGTATATCAGCACCAAAATCTCGGGAGACTTCACTTATTCGTAACAGAGAGAACAGAACTTTGTTTTGGTGCATCTTCAAATAGAAAGCTTGCAGCTAATGAGATCAGCAGAGGTTCATTTTCACGGTGCAGATCACATGCCAACCAG ATGTGGGAGAACTACAATGGAACCCTCATGAATAGTTATTCCGGTCTTTGTGCTATCATGGATTTTGTCAgag CTTCTTCTGGTGGAATTAGGTCCTGGCTTGCTACTGGAAGGAGAG GAGAGATCTACTTGGCTTTCTTCAATTTGAACAACCAGGTGACAAAAATGTCAGCGAAGCTATCAGACATAACGAACGCAATTCATGCTACAAGTTCAAAGTGCTCAGGCAGAGAAGTGTGGAGTGGCACAAATCTTGGAGCCATAAAAGACTCGATATCTATGCCAGTAAACGCTCACGGATGTGCGTTGTTTGTGTTGAACTGCACATAA